Proteins from a genomic interval of Clostridium sp. M62/1:
- a CDS encoding manganese catalase family protein, with translation MWRYEKRLQYPVKITQTNPKMAQFIMSQYGGPDGEIGASMRYLSQRYTMPYAEAKGLLTDIGTEELAHMEIVAAIIHQLTKNLTPEQIEESGFGPYYIDHTTGIWPQAAGGIPFNACEFQSKGDAITDLHENMAAEQKARTTYDNILRVVRDPEVCDPIRYLREREIVHFQRFGEALRILQDHLDSKNFYAFNPEFDKN, from the coding sequence ATGTGGAGATATGAGAAAAGACTTCAGTATCCTGTAAAAATTACTCAGACGAATCCTAAGATGGCGCAGTTTATTATGAGCCAGTATGGCGGGCCGGACGGCGAGATCGGCGCGTCCATGCGTTATCTCTCCCAGCGCTACACCATGCCCTATGCAGAGGCAAAGGGCCTTCTTACGGATATCGGTACGGAGGAGCTGGCCCATATGGAAATTGTGGCGGCGATTATCCATCAGCTCACAAAGAACCTGACACCAGAGCAGATTGAGGAGTCCGGCTTTGGCCCGTATTACATCGATCACACAACCGGAATCTGGCCTCAGGCTGCGGGAGGCATTCCGTTTAACGCCTGTGAGTTCCAGAGCAAAGGGGACGCCATTACAGATTTGCATGAGAATATGGCAGCAGAGCAGAAAGCCCGCACCACCTATGACAATATCCTGCGGGTGGTAAGAGACCCGGAGGTATGTGATCCCATCCGCTACCTGAGAGAGAGGGAAATCGTTCACTTCCAGCGCTTCGGCGAAGCTCTGAGAATTCTGCAGGATCATCTGGACAGCAAGAACTTCTACGCATTTAATCCTGAATTTGACAAAAATTAG
- a CDS encoding spore coat protein CotJB, whose protein sequence is MAVGNSGMERNMGEWTKEALRQRLCQASFAMDDVLLYLDTHPEDQEALSYYHYVVGLRDEAMDAWQRQYGPLMVDAVQSTDRWTWITEKWPWEGEV, encoded by the coding sequence ATGGCTGTGGGAAACAGTGGAATGGAAAGAAATATGGGAGAGTGGACGAAAGAGGCCCTGAGACAGAGGCTTTGCCAGGCCAGCTTTGCCATGGATGACGTGCTCTTATACCTGGACACTCACCCGGAGGATCAGGAGGCTCTCAGCTATTACCATTATGTAGTCGGACTCCGGGATGAGGCTATGGATGCCTGGCAGCGTCAGTACGGACCGCTGATGGTAGATGCCGTACAGAGTACAGACCGCTGGACGTGGATAACAGAAAAATGGCCGTGGGAAGGGGAGGTGTAG
- a CDS encoding spore coat associated protein CotJA — protein sequence MNCYEQQYSDGFREESPRSVRRQLEDSVQADWRQAGSVVFDSDASINGAAGQQEMQHQELCGMGGYDDMNWGFQSFQSSSYAAPCGGSMRSDGRDGSSASVRVFMPGSKEEAGRMRDRSECSLPFNPADFPVGMSYVPMQKWSRPYEMETGFARGTIFPELDLPFLKGRCR from the coding sequence ATGAATTGCTATGAGCAGCAGTATTCTGACGGATTTCGGGAAGAAAGCCCAAGATCCGTGCGCCGTCAGCTTGAAGACAGCGTTCAGGCGGACTGGCGTCAGGCAGGGAGCGTGGTATTTGACTCGGATGCTTCCATAAACGGAGCTGCCGGGCAGCAGGAAATGCAGCATCAGGAGCTGTGCGGCATGGGAGGCTATGACGATATGAACTGGGGGTTTCAGAGCTTTCAGTCCTCCTCTTACGCGGCACCCTGCGGCGGCAGTATGAGGTCAGACGGAAGAGACGGGTCATCCGCTTCTGTCCGGGTATTCATGCCGGGAAGCAAGGAGGAGGCAGGAAGAATGAGAGACCGCTCTGAATGCAGCCTTCCGTTCAACCCAGCTGATTTTCCAGTGGGAATGTCCTATGTTCCAATGCAGAAATGGAGCAGACCATATGAGATGGAGACAGGATTTGCAAGAGGAACGATTTTCCCTGAACTCGATCTGCCATTTTTAAAGGGGAGGTGCAGGTAA
- the trkA gene encoding Trk system potassium transporter TrkA, with amino-acid sequence MKIIIIGCGKVGRTLTEQLATEAHNITVIDTNPKKIQEVTEDLDVLGITGNGASISTLQEAGVEQADILISVTGSDELNLLCCLIAKKASRCQTVARVRNPMYSQEIDFIKAQMGVSMIINPELATALEISRLLRFPAAIKVDNFSGGRIQLVKLKLDRRIPVGGMKVMDLPKRSGSDILVCAVERDDTVYIPDGSFVLRENDTISFVAAGDNVVRFLKAFSLPAAPVKSVIIVGGGTIGYYLAKQLSKTGMRIRIVENNLERCEFLSEMLPEDVTVIHGDGTDRHLLMEEGLGQAEAFVTLTNLDEENILLALFAKKKSGAKLISKVNRLAFDDIIEELDIGSVIYPKYLTADYIIQHIRTMRHSAANTIETLYRLLDNRVEALEFSILESCPVTNIPLSELRLKPGYLICCIRRGEQAFIPGGSDSIQVGDSVIVVTLERGRHDILDILEGRR; translated from the coding sequence ATGAAAATTATCATTATCGGCTGCGGCAAGGTCGGGCGAACTCTGACGGAGCAGCTTGCCACTGAGGCGCATAACATCACAGTTATTGACACAAATCCCAAAAAAATTCAGGAAGTGACGGAGGATCTGGACGTTCTCGGCATCACGGGCAACGGTGCCAGCATCAGCACACTTCAGGAAGCAGGCGTAGAGCAGGCGGACATTCTGATCTCTGTCACCGGTTCTGATGAGCTGAACCTGCTCTGCTGCCTGATCGCCAAAAAGGCCAGCCGGTGCCAGACAGTGGCCAGAGTGAGAAACCCCATGTACAGCCAGGAGATCGATTTTATCAAAGCGCAGATGGGCGTTTCCATGATCATCAATCCCGAGCTTGCGACTGCCCTTGAAATTTCAAGGCTTCTGCGTTTCCCGGCCGCTATCAAGGTAGATAACTTTTCAGGCGGCAGAATCCAGCTCGTCAAGCTGAAGCTGGACAGACGCATTCCTGTAGGTGGGATGAAGGTAATGGATCTTCCAAAGCGCTCAGGAAGTGATATTCTGGTCTGTGCAGTGGAACGCGATGATACAGTCTATATTCCAGACGGCAGCTTCGTCCTCCGTGAAAACGACACCATCTCCTTTGTTGCGGCAGGGGACAATGTCGTTCGTTTTCTCAAGGCCTTCTCCCTTCCGGCAGCTCCTGTGAAAAGCGTTATCATTGTCGGCGGAGGCACCATCGGCTATTATCTGGCCAAACAGCTCTCCAAAACCGGCATGAGAATCCGCATCGTGGAAAACAATCTGGAGAGATGTGAATTTCTGAGCGAAATGCTTCCAGAGGATGTGACCGTTATCCACGGAGACGGAACCGATCGGCACCTTCTGATGGAGGAAGGCCTCGGCCAGGCGGAGGCTTTTGTGACGCTGACTAATCTGGACGAGGAGAATATCCTTTTAGCCCTGTTCGCAAAAAAAAAATCCGGCGCAAAGCTGATTTCCAAGGTGAACCGCCTGGCCTTTGATGATATTATTGAGGAGCTGGACATCGGAAGCGTGATCTATCCCAAGTATCTGACCGCCGACTATATTATCCAGCATATACGCACCATGCGCCATTCTGCAGCCAATACGATTGAAACCCTTTACCGGCTTCTGGACAACCGGGTGGAGGCCCTTGAATTTTCCATTCTGGAGTCCTGTCCCGTGACAAATATTCCGCTGTCTGAACTCAGACTGAAGCCGGGATACCTGATCTGCTGTATCCGCCGCGGGGAACAGGCCTTTATTCCTGGAGGCAGCGACTCCATCCAGGTAGGGGATTCCGTTATTGTGGTTACTCTCGAGAGAGGCCGCCACGATATTCTGGACATTCTGGAAGGCAGGAGGTGA
- a CDS encoding TrkH family potassium uptake protein, translating to MNYSMISYIVGWILNFEGLFMLLPCLTAVIYGEKAGFAFVVTMALCFVIGVPLTIRKPKNMVFYTKEGFISVSLSWIVMSVMGSLPFLFSGATSNPVDALFETVSGFTTTGASIFSDVESLPYCILFWRSFTHWIGGMGVLVFILSLLPLTGGYHMNLMKAESPGPSVEKLVPKLQSTAKILYSIYIALTLLEILLLLAGGMPLFDTLTLSFGTAGTGGFGIKNDSMAGYSPYLQNVVTVFMILFGVNFSFYFLLLLRKPKKAFRMEEVRCYLGIIAAAIVIITINIKDFYPSVAQAFQQAAFQVGSIITTTGYATTDFNTWPQVSKTILVMLMFVGACAGSTGGGIKVSRFVILLKTINKELHHFLHPKAVRKISMDGKVVEHEVVRSINVFMIAYVLIFSFSVLLVGFDNQDLVTNFTAVAATLNNIGPGLEMVGPAQNFGLFSNGAKCVLIFDMLAGRLEIFPLLILFVRDTWKKF from the coding sequence ATGAATTATTCCATGATTTCCTATATTGTGGGATGGATTCTGAACTTCGAAGGGCTTTTTATGCTTCTGCCCTGCCTGACAGCTGTGATCTACGGGGAGAAAGCCGGTTTTGCTTTTGTTGTCACAATGGCTCTCTGCTTTGTGATTGGAGTTCCTCTCACCATCCGAAAGCCTAAAAACATGGTTTTCTACACAAAAGAGGGATTTATCTCTGTTTCTCTGAGCTGGATTGTGATGAGCGTGATGGGTTCTCTGCCTTTCCTGTTCAGCGGCGCAACATCCAATCCCGTTGATGCTCTGTTTGAAACAGTCTCCGGCTTTACCACCACGGGAGCCAGCATATTCAGCGATGTGGAGAGCCTGCCCTACTGCATTCTGTTCTGGCGAAGCTTTACTCACTGGATCGGCGGAATGGGCGTTCTCGTCTTTATCCTGAGCCTGCTTCCTCTTACAGGAGGCTATCACATGAATCTGATGAAGGCAGAAAGCCCGGGTCCCTCTGTGGAAAAGCTGGTTCCTAAGCTGCAGTCCACTGCCAAAATCCTGTATTCTATCTATATCGCGCTGACGCTGCTTGAGATCCTGCTTCTTCTGGCAGGAGGGATGCCTCTGTTTGACACTCTGACCCTCTCCTTCGGAACAGCAGGAACAGGAGGCTTCGGAATCAAAAACGACAGTATGGCAGGGTATTCGCCCTATCTTCAGAATGTCGTAACCGTGTTTATGATCCTGTTTGGCGTAAACTTCAGCTTTTATTTCCTTCTTCTGCTGCGAAAGCCCAAAAAAGCCTTCCGCATGGAAGAGGTTCGCTGCTACCTGGGAATTATCGCCGCCGCGATTGTTATTATCACCATTAATATTAAAGACTTTTATCCTTCCGTCGCACAGGCCTTCCAGCAGGCAGCCTTCCAGGTCGGTTCCATCATCACCACAACCGGCTACGCCACTACCGATTTCAACACATGGCCTCAGGTGTCCAAGACCATCCTGGTGATGCTGATGTTTGTCGGTGCCTGCGCCGGAAGTACCGGCGGCGGAATCAAGGTTTCCCGCTTTGTTATCCTTCTTAAGACAATTAACAAGGAGCTTCACCATTTCCTCCATCCAAAGGCAGTGCGCAAAATTTCCATGGACGGGAAGGTTGTGGAGCACGAGGTGGTCCGCTCCATCAATGTTTTTATGATTGCCTATGTCCTCATATTTTCTTTTTCTGTCCTTCTTGTGGGCTTTGACAATCAGGATCTTGTGACAAATTTTACAGCTGTAGCGGCCACCCTGAACAATATCGGACCCGGCCTTGAGATGGTAGGCCCCGCCCAGAATTTCGGCCTGTTTTCTAACGGCGCAAAATGTGTACTGATATTTGATATGCTGGCCGGAAGGCTTGAAATTTTTCCTCTTCTGATTCTGTTTGTGAGGGATACCTGGAAAAAATTTTAA
- a CDS encoding CBS domain-containing protein — translation MNILFFLTPKSDVAFIYEDETLKEALDKMERYQYAAMPIITRQGRYVGTITEGDLLWGIKNKFDFTFKGLDRVQVTEVPRRLDNQPVLAGCAMEDLLGKAMNQNFVPVLDDQKNFIGIVTRKEIIKYLSRQSKRAEA, via the coding sequence ATGAATATTTTATTTTTTTTAACACCCAAGAGCGATGTAGCTTTTATTTACGAGGATGAAACTCTGAAGGAGGCCCTTGATAAAATGGAGCGTTACCAGTATGCGGCCATGCCGATTATCACCCGTCAGGGCAGATATGTGGGAACGATCACAGAGGGGGATCTGCTGTGGGGTATTAAAAATAAATTTGACTTTACTTTTAAGGGACTGGATCGGGTCCAGGTGACAGAGGTACCGAGAAGGCTGGACAATCAGCCAGTACTGGCGGGATGTGCCATGGAGGATTTGCTGGGCAAGGCAATGAATCAGAACTTTGTTCCTGTACTGGACGATCAGAAAAATTTCATCGGCATTGTCACCAGAAAAGAGATTATCAAATATCTGAGCAGACAGTCAAAGAGAGCCGAGGCCTGA
- a CDS encoding lactate utilization protein, which yields MNIEVLRKNFERHEFQTSFFQTKEEAANYLEREIRGCRVAFGGSMTLKEMGLDRVLAEENEVIWHWLTPGMDTLLRARAADIYITSANGVSETGELVNIDGNGNRVSETLFGPKKVFFVVGSNKITPDLNSAWQRARNVAAPLNAKRLQADTPCAAGDCCYECLSPSRLCRATVILERPVNGMEAEVVFVNEPLGY from the coding sequence ATGAATATAGAAGTTCTCAGGAAAAATTTTGAAAGACACGAGTTTCAGACTTCTTTTTTCCAGACAAAAGAGGAGGCAGCCAATTATCTGGAGAGGGAGATCCGCGGATGCCGTGTTGCCTTTGGAGGTTCCATGACGCTTAAGGAGATGGGGCTTGACCGTGTGCTGGCTGAGGAAAATGAGGTGATCTGGCACTGGCTGACACCGGGGATGGATACACTCCTGCGGGCGAGAGCTGCCGATATTTACATAACCAGTGCGAATGGAGTTTCGGAGACAGGGGAACTTGTAAATATTGACGGAAATGGAAACCGGGTGTCAGAAACACTGTTCGGCCCTAAAAAAGTGTTTTTTGTGGTGGGTTCAAACAAGATCACTCCCGACCTGAACAGTGCATGGCAGAGGGCCAGGAATGTGGCGGCTCCTCTGAATGCGAAGCGCCTTCAGGCAGATACGCCCTGCGCGGCGGGAGACTGCTGCTATGAATGTTTGAGCCCCTCAAGACTTTGCCGCGCCACGGTAATTCTGGAGCGCCCGGTTAATGGGATGGAGGCAGAGGTGGTATTTGTCAATGAGCCTCTGGGATATTAG
- a CDS encoding M23 family metallopeptidase: MKKKMNQLLRDKVLLGMMVLGLLTIVAAAGTVKFRQGSDRVEENPYLEVPETGGYIVEQNPQPQAEEKSAENAAEATDEDTKVAGSSNAEYSKEDKKDTGGEAADREADAGAEASGTSAKALTLDFKETDKLAWPVMGNIILDYSMDTTIYFPTLDQYKCNPALIIQSDVSSPVLAPANARVTECGSNEEIGNYVVMDLGNEYTAICGQLKDVKAVEGEYLYKGDTIGYVAEPTKYYSIEGNNVFFELRQGGQPVDALDYLE, from the coding sequence GTGAAAAAAAAGATGAACCAGCTGCTCAGGGACAAAGTTCTTCTGGGAATGATGGTATTAGGCCTGCTGACTATTGTTGCCGCAGCAGGGACAGTGAAATTCAGACAGGGAAGCGATAGAGTGGAGGAAAATCCATATCTGGAGGTCCCGGAAACGGGCGGGTACATTGTGGAGCAGAACCCGCAGCCGCAGGCTGAGGAAAAATCAGCAGAAAATGCCGCCGAGGCTACAGATGAGGACACAAAGGTGGCAGGAAGCTCCAATGCAGAGTATTCAAAGGAAGACAAAAAGGATACCGGTGGAGAAGCTGCAGACAGAGAGGCCGATGCAGGAGCAGAAGCCTCAGGCACCAGCGCCAAAGCACTGACCCTTGATTTCAAGGAGACTGACAAGCTGGCCTGGCCTGTAATGGGAAATATTATCCTCGATTACAGCATGGATACGACAATCTATTTTCCGACTCTGGATCAGTACAAATGCAATCCGGCTCTGATTATCCAGAGCGATGTGAGCAGCCCTGTCCTGGCGCCCGCCAATGCCCGGGTTACAGAATGCGGCTCTAATGAGGAGATCGGCAACTATGTCGTCATGGATCTGGGCAACGAGTACACTGCGATCTGCGGCCAGCTTAAGGATGTGAAGGCTGTGGAGGGGGAATACCTCTATAAGGGCGATACCATCGGATATGTGGCGGAACCCACAAAATATTATTCCATTGAGGGGAATAATGTATTCTTCGAGCTCAGGCAGGGCGGACAGCCTGTTGATGCCCTGGATTACCTGGAGTAG
- a CDS encoding SpoIID/LytB domain-containing protein, translated as MKRIAAVCVASLIFPYVLTMAWTGRQGGTAMAGVVSSSQIGEGERVIVLDREGAEQPVLLEEYLIGIVAEQIPAEYELETIKAQMIIARTYLYGVMGEEHSIPESALDLDILTESGMQELWGKDYFLRYYNKFADAAKETEGQILTFDGSPIDPLFHGISAGKTREGDELHPYLVSVDCPEDVNSPGYLTVETFTPEEFCKRLNGMENSPELSADTAFESIQIVEKDGAGYVSQVKAGEKLYTGEEIQYALGLKSCAFSFEKMESGIRCVTEGSGHGYGFDQWGANEKAKEGYTAEELLKFYYKNIVLISE; from the coding sequence ATGAAGCGTATCGCAGCAGTGTGTGTGGCGTCACTGATCTTTCCCTATGTCCTAACGATGGCGTGGACAGGCCGTCAGGGGGGAACGGCAATGGCAGGTGTTGTGTCATCCTCGCAGATAGGAGAGGGAGAGCGGGTGATTGTCCTGGATCGGGAAGGGGCAGAGCAGCCAGTTCTTCTTGAGGAGTATCTGATCGGCATTGTTGCTGAGCAGATTCCGGCAGAGTATGAGCTGGAGACAATCAAGGCCCAGATGATCATTGCCAGGACGTACCTGTACGGGGTTATGGGGGAGGAGCATTCAATACCGGAATCGGCTCTGGATCTGGATATTCTGACTGAGAGCGGCATGCAGGAGCTCTGGGGAAAGGATTATTTCCTCCGGTATTACAACAAGTTTGCAGATGCGGCGAAAGAAACAGAGGGGCAGATCCTTACCTTTGACGGCAGCCCTATTGATCCGCTGTTCCACGGGATCAGCGCGGGAAAGACAAGAGAGGGGGATGAGCTGCATCCATACCTGGTCTCTGTCGACTGTCCGGAGGATGTGAATTCGCCGGGGTATCTGACAGTGGAGACGTTTACGCCGGAGGAGTTCTGTAAACGATTAAACGGGATGGAAAATTCGCCTGAGCTGTCTGCGGACACTGCTTTTGAAAGTATACAGATTGTGGAAAAGGACGGCGCCGGGTACGTCAGCCAGGTGAAGGCGGGAGAGAAGCTGTACACAGGGGAGGAGATCCAGTACGCTCTGGGCCTCAAATCCTGCGCCTTCTCCTTTGAGAAGATGGAATCGGGAATCCGCTGCGTCACTGAGGGAAGTGGACACGGCTACGGCTTTGATCAGTGGGGGGCAAATGAGAAGGCGAAGGAGGGATATACAGCGGAGGAACTGCTGAAATTTTACTATAAAAATATTGTTTTGATTTCTGAATAA